ATTCTAACACAGTGGCAATTTTCCAAGGGCAAGCATACAGATGTTCATGAAAGGACAGAGGCTTGTGCCTGAGCAGAGACTGCCACGTAGATAGAAGAGAATGTTGGTTGCAGAGCAGTGGGGCAAGGAGGGGAGGCAGGGTGTCATAGGATTAGTTGATTGAATCTCagtggaaagaagaagaagaagaagctactTTCAAGATGATcattttgtattatttcttttcattatttttttttggataggtcagaagtttctttaaaatgcatacattttaattgatgtgtgtgttttgattgcatgagtttatgtgtatcACATGCCCACAGGTTCCATAAAGGCCAATAGTCAACAAATTCCCTGGAAATGAGTTATAGGTAGTTTTGACCAACctgatgtaggttctgggaactacACCAGGGTCCGCAGGGAAAGCAGTAAGTGTTGTtcgctactgagccatctctctctgtcatccAGATCAGACTTCTATTGTTATGATAAggttatgaaaatatatttactccaatacatatttttcacaaaatcagcACTGCTCAGAGGAAGCTTATGTGGCAGTACAAGTCAGTTGCTGGAAATGCTACTTCCCAGGTTCCAACCCCAGAACTGGACACTCAAAAGCTCTAGAATATGCTCAGCAATCTGGATAAACTGACACTTCCAGAGCTACAATTGAAATGCTAGACATGAAGGCTGCATGATTAGAAATCTTAGGATTGTGATGTTTGGATTCTAGAAAACACACTCCCTCTTCTTTACTGGTTTGTTTAGATGTAGTAAACTGCAGCCAACTTTGACACAGCAGGAAGGTAAAACCCTCAGCCTAGTTTTAGGCAGCCATTTATAGAGGCAAAAAGAGAGTGTCTAGCCTGATAAATATCTGatggcggggggcgggggggggggcggttatgACATTTACATAAAGTACTGATGTTGGGAGTGTGACCATAAACTCAACTTCTGTTCATTTTTTGGATGattggttgttaggaagtgaaatACCAGGcacaggcttgtaacctggaggtACAGATctgttggggaataacctggaaatcAGTGTTAGACACAGGTTTGTTGAGCATTAAGCTGGAAACTGTGGTAGACACAAGTCTTATTGGGGCATAGTGTGTAAACTGTTGCTAAGCCCTGGACTGTTAGTTAACCTGAGTTTAACCTTTGGTCATgatctctaagatggagtctgacaCCAAACGTTTTGGTCTCTTACCAGCTGGGCCATCGCTCAGGCAGCTGAGCATGGGTCACATATTTTGAAGACTTGGACGATTCATCCACAAATATGTTTGTAGCTCGAGAGTAACAGACATCTATGTGGAAATGTTCTCTGGGAAGTGTCTGTTCTCATCACCCTTGGATGAGGTGAGCAGAGACATTTGGGACAAAAACTTTCCCCAGTGGCAACCAGCTTTAGCTTATTGAGACAACTTGCTCAACtatcaaagaaatatatttgtttacccatagtgtttttaaataaaggaCACCACAGAAAACCTATTAGAAGAGAACCTCTTGGTCATAATCCCCAAGTATTATGCTTCCACATTGGTGATAGGAAATAATTGCTGTGGTTGTTGAAGATATGGTTAGCCATCCTTCAATAAGCTAAAGAATCATGTGACCTTGAATCATTCAATAAGAAAAGCAGGACTTACATTTGACTTGGTACTGTGTCAGCTTTATTCTGGGGTTCTTTACTTTCACACACTCATTGGAGAAAGGAGGTATCAACACATCCTCTACTCCAGTGTAGGCTTTTAGGAAAGTCATATAGGACTGGGGCCTTGAAAATCTCTCCCAGACCTGCAAGTCCTGTTTGTGCAAGCATCTTGTTGAGATTACATAAGTGCAGCAGCCTCCTGAGGCCTAGCACACACATACCTTCCAGCaggcttcctggtcctctggcatGTATAAACTTTGAGGTCACTCTTGGTTGATATTTCCTGATTTGTAGGTCTCATTGATGTCTTTGTTAGGGAATCTAGCACTGTGATGAAGAGTATGGGGAAAAGCAACTTGGGCAGAATGGGTTGTAGTCCATCATGGGGGGCAGACACAGTAGGATGTCAAGGTAGGAATccagagacaggaactgaaatAGAGTCCATGGAGATCATGGCCCTGCCATGCTCCTCTTGACTTGCTCACATTTTCAGCTATTAGAGCTCAGGAACAACTGCCCAGGCATGGCCCCACCCATAATAGGATGGTACTTACCACATCAATCAGCAACTTGGAAAATGCCTCAGAGACTTGACTACTATTCCGTCCTAATTTTCTCCATGAAGACTCTTTTCTAAGTAACTCTAATTTTTGTGTGAAGATAGTTTATAGCTCCCAAATATGGCTTAAACTCTATTGATATTAATGAAagcattattttaattaatatttacaaTTTTTACCAAATAGTAGCATTAAGTAAGTGCATTTTTCAAATTATGTAAAATTAATTTCCTATGCAAGATTAATACACACAGGGATATAAACAGGAAGTGTGTTTGGTGACTTAAAATGATGGTTGATTCTGAGTACACTTACTATGTAAAGGTATCACAAACTGGTGTCTGTTTTTACAGTGTAGACCCTCATAGAAGTCTCATGTATTCCAGCCTGGTTGAGCTGAGATGCCACTTCACATGGGAATTGGTTATAGAAGATGTGGACATGCCTGATTTGGAAGGAAGAATCACAGAGACTGAGTTCCTTGATATCAACTATAGGATCGGGATGCACAACCTCCTGGCCTACGTGAGACACCTGAAAGGCCAGCACGATGAGGCCCTACAGAGCTTGAGAGAAGCTGAAGCCTTGGTCCAGGGAGAGCAGTTGGGCAAGAGAAGCCTGGTGACCTGGGGCAACTGTGCCTGGGTGCATTACCACAGGGGCAGCTTGGCCGAAGCCCAGATCTACCTGGACAGGGTAGAGAATGTCTGCAGGGAATTTTTAAGTCCCTTTCGATACAGAATGGACTGTGCTGAGATGGACTGTGAGGAAGGCTGGGCCTTGCTGAAGTGTGGGAAAAATATTATGAACGAGCCCTGGCCTGCTTCTCAAAGGCACTGGAAGTGGATCCTGAAAACCCTGAGTACAACACAGGCTATGCAGTGGTAGCCTATCGCCGGGATCACCATGAGGGCACTTCTCTAGAACCCTTAAGGAAGGCTGCCAGGTTAAATCCAGGAGATGCATACATAAAAGTTCTCCTTGCCCTAAAGCTTCAGAATTTAGGCCAAACCGATGAAGCAGAAAGACACATTGAGGAAACTCTGCCCAGAATAATCTGTCAGACCTATCTCTTTGTATATGTAGGCAAATTTTACCGAAGGAAAGGTTTTGTGGAAGAAGCTTTAAGCTTCCTTGAGAGAGCCTTGCAGGCACAACCTTTCTCCACCTTCTTTCACTTCCAGATTGGCCTTTGCCATAAGACACGACTGATTCAAATAAAGAAAGCTACAAAAATGAAACCGATAGGGGAGGATAGAGAAAGAGCAGACCAATGCATTGATTCTGCTAtatattaactttaaaaagaCTTTAGAACTGAAACCCACATATGAGATAGCTTATGTTAATCTGGCTGAAATGTACTTAGAGAGTGGTCAACTAAAAGATGCAGAGGACAATTTTCAAAAAGTGTTAAGCATGAGTAACTTGGAAGATCATATGCAGCAAGATATTCACTTACGCTATGGCAACTTCCAACAATTCCATAAGAAATCAGAAGAGACAGCAATCACACATTACTTAAAAGGCTTGAAAATACAGGTGAATTCTCACTCCAGGGATAAACTTCTCAGGGCTTTGGAGAAGCTGGCTAAAAGACGCATTGACCAGAATGTTGATGTCGTGGGAAGCTTGAGCCTCCTCGGGTTTGTCTATAGACTGAAAGGGGACACAAGCGAAGCCATGTCATGCTATGAGAAGGCCCTCAGGCTCACAGGAGCAGTGAACACTGAGTTTTGAGGTAGAGCTTATTAAGTGTCTTATGAAGTGTGAGTATGACTCCCTAGTCTTTTACAGCTGTTGACTTAACTATATAGAACCCAAAGAAACAAGATGTAGATGATGCCTTTGCTATTTCTTGCCTTTCTGTagccattattttttttcacaGACCTGTAAGTTTGTGACAGTAGTGCCAATTCTCCTGCCACACATTGCTGCACATTTTTGTTATAAGTGTGCCTTTGGCATGCATGACCTATACCATCAGTCCTCCAGTATTCTGATCAATGGACACTTAACACATTAAAGCTTATGTTTCATGTGATTTCCTAAACTTCGGCAACATCTGAGGGCAAAATAAATGAGCAAAGGTGAGCATTAAAAGGAGAGGAACTCAAGATATTCTTACAATATTTCAGtccatatttctatttcataggATTTACTGGGAATTATTACTTGGAAgctaaaaataattaagaaataataatttgcaaaaataaataaataaataaataataaaatttaaaaaaattaaaaaaaattttgtaGTCACAGGTTATGCAAAACAAAGGAATAACATTTCAATAAGATAGCTGTTGAATAATGTTTTTCCCTTAGATGTGGaacaaaattctagaaataatatcttaaatatattcttaaatgtTTTCCTAGTTAATTTCGTATGTGGAAACTTATTAGGAGGTATGTATGTGGGGGGAAGGCCCTGACAATATACAGATCTATTTCCCTAGATTTAGAACTGTGCAAAAACTATGTACAACATGCAGCCTCTGATAGACCCAAAACACACTAATCAAGAATTGCATCTTTGGAGGGAGCTTGAGATTGAACAAATTTAAGAATTTGCATATTTAAAGAATAAGCATGGGTAATAACACATTTCTATCTCAAGATGAAAAGTGGCAGTCAAACTTAGATTGCATGGTATGTCTTAGGTCAGACTGAACAATACagcaagaccctatcttaaaaagcTACTTATAGAAGCATGACAATGGAAGATGAAGACAATAATACTGAGAATTAGTGAATGAGTAGATTCTGAGAGTTcttactctgaaaaaaaaatgattgctgAAGGTAATTCACATTCATAGAGTGATGCAGCCATTCCACAGCTAATACATATATCAGGTCATCATGCCCCAGCATAGGTAGATGCAATTTTAATTAAATcaatcatatttatatttaaaatgagaggCTAATATAAGAAATCatatcacaataaataaatgtacccTGTAGGCCCTCTTGTCACAGACCCCCATCTGTCATCATTAATTGAATAATTCTAATAAGATGCTTCATCCTTGTGGCACATGTCCCTCAACATCATCATTCTTGCTTATTATAGGACAGGCAtggtaaaattgaaaaaaatataaacacagcAATAACACAATTCACAGAAGCCTGTATGAAGAAGATTATGCCATCTCAAACAGAATTGTTACTAGCTCATAATGGTTTCTCATTGTAGAATACTAGTTTAGAAGGTGTTAGATAGCACATCTGAGAGTATAGGACTCCAAGAGCTTTCATATATAGATCTTTTCTCAGTACAAAATTTCAGTAGATGAAGAAGACACAGTAATTGCCTTATTCTAACAACGCATATATACAGAGGGAAATAAAGGTGAACTGTTTTAATTATAGGAAACTATCACAAATCTGCAacatataaaattattcattttttttagaaattagtTGAAAAGATAGCTGAGTTTGGGTTGAGAGTTTTTTATACCAGTTCTTTTGGGATTTTTTCCCCCTGTACACTAGAATTTTTCCCCCTGTAAACTCTAtatctccctctctcttattCTTTCACTATATTTCCTGTCATCCATCCCAATCCCTCCTTTTGTTCCTGTGTATCCATCTGTCTACCATCTCTCTATACACCatctttatatgtatgtatgtatgtgtgtgtgaagatatatatatttaatatataaatatatataaatatatatccatttacctatctatctacatGTCCATCCATGCATTGatcaatctatgtatctatgtatgtatgtatgtatgtatgtatgtatgtatctatctatctatctatctatctatctatctatctatctatctatctatctatttatgttGTAGCACACGCATGCTCAGTATGAGTATGGAAACTTGTTTGTGAACGATTTCAGGGCTTATCATTTGGTATTGCACAACCAACTAGTGTACTCTTCCTGGGGAATATTATAGTACCCATTATCACCATCCTTTATTTgcttatagttctttgtctaaggTTGAGAACACCTGAGCTTTTTCACTTCAGCATATCCATTCGTGTGGTCCTTGTCCACTCATGTTTGAACAGTTAAGTTGGGGACTTTGTGGGGATGGTGCTTCTGACATTTACAGGAGACACAACCTCATACAAAACTTATTATtgattttgccttttatttttattttttccactttctcttctgcaatgatccccaATCCTCAGGTGCAGGACCGATGATAATGATGTATATGTTGGAACTAGGCTTTATACCTCTACATTTTGATTGACTGGTTATAGATTTCTAAAATGTTAGCTTTCTGTTTGTTACAAAGTCAATTTTCTTCATGAAGAGAAAGAACTATACTCCTTCATCTATATAAGGATGGATGTTTGAAAGTAGTTAGGGATTAAGCTGGTTTAGTAACATGGAAGTTGTAGGAGCTCCTCAAAGATCTGTTTTGTCACTAGTCCTAATAGTTGAGCAAGGTTATATATCTAGGCAAGGGTTCCCTCTTGTTGGTCAAGCCTTTAGATCCATTTGAGAACTGTTGGTTACTATCAAGGCATGCACACTACTATTGCATCCTTAGGGTTATCCTAGAGCCATGCTGGATGTTGTTGTGGTTTACAAGCAGCACAGCTGGGTGGCACTATTCCATGTTTCCCTTTTCTGGAAGCTTGAACAGCACCTTACTGTAAATGCTACTTCTCAGGTAGGAGGCTTTCAGATCAGATCCAACTTGGGTCTCCTAAGCCCTAAGGCTAAAGTGCATGGTGTTTTCAACAATAAGAATTTAATTTCCTACCTTCAGGAGGCAATCAGGAGCAACAATTGTATACTAAATGTTTTGGGAGTGCTTTAGATAACCCTGACTTACAATTCAAAGGGGGATTATCATGACTGATACTGGACTTTGTGTAAGTCTATGGTTCTTTGACAGGAACATtatcaaatcaaaagaaaatgaaatttttcatttaaactcTGTATCTGCACACTGACTTACATGGATTATAGTCATTTCCAGTCCACACTTACagaggtggggaatcctctgggtatatgcccaggagtggtatagcaggatcttctggaagtgaggtgcccagttttcggaggaactgccagactgatttccagagtggttgtaccaatttgcaaccccaccagcagtggaggagtgttcctctttctccacaccctctccaacacctgctgtctcctgaatttttaatcttagccattctgactggtgtaagatgaaatcttagggtttatatatataaatatatatatgaatgttttaagttatttcttttttagatgtactcttcatatatatatatatatacatttatatgtgtatatatacataaatatgtgtgagtatactattgctgtcttcagacacacaggaagagggcCACAAGTTAATCATCTACAAACGCTAATTGTGATTCAGGACACAAGCATAGTGTAATTTGAGAGACTGTGATTCTTTATACCTCTTCTAGTTTACAGGGGAGCAGATGCACATCAGGAAGAAAAGGGCCCTGAAAATGTGCTTCCCACCTCTAATGAAACAAAGTTCAAAGCTGAGCATGGTCATGCACATTCTCagctccagcactcaggagcagaaTTAGGTGATGTGTGTGCACTTAAGAGGGGTGACCCATGCATCTTGAAGAACATCCCTGCCTTCAGCTCTTCCCTAATTTTGTCCTTATGCAGTCTCAGTATAAAGGGGAATGATGCTGT
This portion of the Apodemus sylvaticus chromosome 1, mApoSyl1.1, whole genome shotgun sequence genome encodes:
- the LOC127688344 gene encoding LOW QUALITY PROTEIN: interferon-induced protein with tetratricopeptide repeats 1-like (The sequence of the model RefSeq protein was modified relative to this genomic sequence to represent the inferred CDS: inserted 1 base in 1 codon; deleted 1 base in 1 codon) is translated as MPDLEGRITETEFLDINYRIGMHNLLAYVRHLKGQHDEALQSLREAEALVQGEQLGKRSLVTWGNCAWVHYHRGSLAEAQIYLDRVENVCREFLSPFRYRMDCAEMDCEEGWALLKCGXKYYERALACFSKALEVDPENPEYNTGYAVVAYRRDHHEGTSLEPLRKAARLNPGDAYIKVLLALKLQNLGQTDEAERHIEETLPRIICQTYLFVYVGKFYRRKGFVEEALSFLERALQAQPFSTFFHFQIGLCHKTRLIQIKKATKMKPIGEDRERADQCIDSAIYNFKKTLELKPTYEIAYVNLAEMYLESGQLKDAEDNFQKVLSMSNLEDHMQQDIHLRYGNFQQFHKKSEETAITHYLKGLKIQVNSHSRDKLLRALEKLAKRRIDQNVDVVGSLSLLGFVYRLKGDTSEAMSCYEKALRLTGAVNTEF